A single region of the Corallococcus macrosporus genome encodes:
- the ribA gene encoding GTP cyclohydrolase II encodes MSDTRSPQVLPTRKPTQHLERYSEADVPTARGVLKTIVFRDKRNGREHVALVVGEPKGLEGVPVRIHSECLTSEVFGSLKCDCREQLDRALDFVAQNGLGVVLYLRQEGRGIGLGNKIKAYALQSKGLDTYEANRQLGFADDLRSYDIAAEMLRSLDVRSVDLITNNPLKIAGLVEEGVAVRRRIPSRTEHNPHNVDYLKTKRERTGHLIELFAEDDDTEAKAG; translated from the coding sequence ATGTCCGACACGCGCTCACCCCAGGTCCTGCCGACCCGCAAGCCGACCCAGCACCTGGAGCGGTACTCGGAGGCGGACGTGCCCACGGCCCGCGGGGTCCTGAAGACCATCGTCTTCCGCGACAAGCGCAACGGGCGCGAGCACGTGGCGCTGGTGGTGGGCGAGCCCAAGGGCCTGGAGGGGGTGCCGGTGCGCATCCACTCCGAGTGCCTCACGAGCGAGGTCTTCGGCAGCCTCAAGTGCGACTGCCGCGAGCAGCTGGACCGGGCCCTGGACTTCGTGGCCCAGAACGGGCTGGGCGTGGTGCTGTACCTGCGCCAGGAGGGCCGGGGCATCGGCCTGGGCAACAAGATCAAGGCCTACGCCCTGCAGTCCAAGGGGCTGGACACCTACGAGGCCAACCGGCAGCTCGGCTTCGCGGACGACTTGCGCTCGTATGACATCGCTGCGGAAATGCTGCGGTCGCTGGATGTGCGGTCGGTGGACCTGATCACCAACAATCCGCTGAAGATCGCCGGGCTGGTGGAGGAAGGCGTGGCGGTCCGGCGCCGAATCCCTTCCCGGACCGAGCACAATCCGCATAACGTCGACTATTTGAAGACGAAGCGCGAGCGTACGGGGCACCTGATTGAGCTCTTCGCGGAGGACGACGACACCGAAGCCAAGGCCGGCTGA
- a CDS encoding MBL fold metallo-hydrolase — translation MRFWGVRGSIPAPGPATKRYGGNTPCVEVRCGDELLIFDLGSGARGLGDALVATRKPVKASIFISHYHYDHLQGLPFFSPMFNPANDVTLYGSPRDGKSLKQILAGQMVHPYFPVTAEDVFRTRLAYRDVVVGEDIPVGKATVRTLELNHPGGNVGYRVDFGGRSLVYATDVEHGTALDAKLFDFARGADALIYDSMYTEDEYRGRTGPARTGWGHSTWEAAVRAADASEVKQLVLFHHDPGRDDASMDKLLREVRKHRKATIAAKEAMVIEL, via the coding sequence GTGCGCTTCTGGGGGGTGCGCGGTTCCATCCCCGCACCCGGCCCCGCGACGAAGCGCTACGGCGGCAACACGCCGTGCGTGGAGGTCCGCTGCGGGGACGAGCTGCTCATCTTCGACCTGGGCTCCGGAGCGCGAGGCCTGGGAGATGCGCTGGTGGCGACGCGAAAGCCCGTCAAGGCGTCCATCTTCATCTCGCACTACCACTACGACCACCTGCAGGGCCTGCCGTTCTTCTCGCCGATGTTCAATCCGGCGAACGACGTGACGCTGTACGGGTCGCCTCGGGACGGCAAATCGCTCAAGCAGATATTGGCCGGGCAGATGGTGCACCCCTACTTCCCGGTGACGGCGGAGGACGTGTTCCGCACGCGCCTGGCGTACCGGGACGTGGTGGTGGGCGAGGACATCCCGGTGGGCAAGGCCACGGTGCGCACGCTGGAGCTGAACCACCCGGGCGGCAACGTGGGCTACCGGGTGGACTTCGGCGGGCGCTCGCTGGTGTACGCGACGGACGTGGAGCACGGCACCGCGCTGGACGCGAAGCTGTTCGACTTCGCGCGCGGCGCGGACGCGCTCATCTACGACTCCATGTACACGGAGGACGAGTACCGCGGCCGCACCGGGCCGGCCCGCACGGGCTGGGGCCACTCCACCTGGGAGGCGGCGGTGCGCGCGGCGGACGCCAGTGAGGTGAAGCAGCTGGTGCTCTTCCACCACGACCCGGGCCGCGACGACGCGAGCATGGACAAGCTGCTGCGCGAGGTGCGCAAGCACCGCAAGGCGACCATCGCCGCGAAGGAAGCGATGGTCATCGAGCTGTAG
- the lipB gene encoding lipoyl(octanoyl) transferase LipB has product MNTLTVFRLGRVEYEDGLKLMHLFGEARLQGLIGDALLLLEHPPVLTLGRAAKRENITATDAHLAQEGVEVFDTNRGGDVTYHGPGQVVGYPILLLPEDRRDVRRYVRDVERGLIQTLAGFGLTAGAIPKWPGVWLGHEGSPDARKIGAIGVHLSRWLTTHGFALNVNTNLEHFQLIVPCGIREAGVTSMQRELGHPVSVPDVEEALAREFTQVFDARRVDGTVDLRTVSVAVVHGRGPEARVLLLRRTPERGGFWQTVTGRLEPGESPVEAARREVAEETGLQLPVVDLAYRHAFALGEALPPRLVEEHGFAVHAAPDTQVRLGPEHDAFEWVDVPTALARLPFRGLRETVTRALNAPRR; this is encoded by the coding sequence ATGAACACGCTCACCGTCTTCCGCCTGGGCCGGGTGGAGTACGAGGACGGACTGAAGCTGATGCACCTGTTCGGCGAGGCCCGCCTGCAGGGGCTCATCGGCGACGCGCTGCTGCTGCTGGAGCACCCGCCCGTCCTCACGCTGGGCCGCGCCGCGAAGCGCGAGAACATCACCGCCACCGACGCGCACCTCGCGCAGGAAGGCGTGGAGGTGTTCGACACCAACCGGGGCGGCGACGTCACCTACCACGGCCCCGGACAGGTGGTGGGCTACCCCATCCTCCTGCTGCCGGAGGACCGCCGCGACGTGCGCCGCTACGTGCGCGACGTGGAGCGCGGCCTCATCCAGACGCTCGCGGGCTTCGGCCTCACGGCGGGCGCCATCCCCAAGTGGCCGGGTGTGTGGCTGGGGCACGAGGGCTCGCCGGACGCGCGGAAGATTGGCGCCATTGGCGTGCACCTGTCGCGCTGGCTCACCACGCACGGCTTCGCGCTCAACGTGAACACGAACCTGGAGCACTTCCAGCTCATCGTCCCGTGCGGCATCCGCGAGGCGGGCGTCACGTCCATGCAGCGCGAGCTGGGCCACCCCGTGTCCGTCCCGGACGTGGAGGAGGCGCTCGCCCGCGAGTTCACCCAGGTCTTCGACGCCCGGCGCGTGGACGGCACGGTGGACCTGCGCACGGTGAGCGTCGCCGTGGTGCACGGCCGGGGCCCCGAGGCCCGCGTGCTGCTCTTGCGCCGGACGCCGGAGCGCGGCGGCTTCTGGCAGACGGTGACGGGGCGCCTGGAGCCGGGCGAGTCCCCCGTGGAGGCCGCCCGCCGCGAGGTGGCGGAGGAGACGGGGCTCCAGCTCCCCGTGGTGGACCTGGCCTACCGCCACGCGTTCGCGCTGGGGGAGGCGCTGCCGCCGCGCCTGGTGGAGGAGCACGGCTTCGCGGTGCACGCCGCGCCGGACACGCAGGTGCGCCTGGGCCCGGAGCACGACGCCTTCGAGTGGGTGGACGTGCCCACGGCGCTCGCGCGGCTGCCCTTCCGGGGCCTGCGCGAGACGGTGACCCGGGCGCTCAACGCGCCCAGGCGGTAA